From a single Carcharodon carcharias isolate sCarCar2 chromosome 4, sCarCar2.pri, whole genome shotgun sequence genomic region:
- the LOC121276731 gene encoding ribonuclease H-like: MSLGPLRENELKDIDTSLFVGSSRKYMDGILGTGWAVVDGEGRILGRGKLTGDLSAQAVELVALKEALHMAEGKRANINTDSRYGFGVVHNYMVAWSRRGYVTLGGGHVQHEAIVKELVEAAKLPLEAAVIKVEAHQKVANPIELGNQRVDKTAKEAAATSPGNQVAAAAIGPKEVNMADLQRH; the protein is encoded by the coding sequence ATGAGCCTGGggcctctgagagaaaatgaaTTAAAAGACATAGACACGTCCCTGTTCGTAGGTAGTTCCCGCAAATACATGGATGGGATCCTCGGTACTGGATGGGCTGTTGTTGATGGAGAGGGACGGATCTTGGGCAGGGGTAAACTAACAGGAGACCTTTCAGCCCAAGCAGTAGAGTTGGTAGCATTAAAAGAAGCCTTGCATATGGCGGAGGGGAAAAGAGCTAATATTAATACCGATAGTAGATATGGCTTTGGGGTAGTGCACAATTATATGGTTGCTTGGAGCCGGAGGGGATACGTTACTTTGGGAGGAGGGCACGTACAACATGAAGCGATAGTTAAGGAACTAGTGGAGGCTGCGAAACTACCATTAGAGGCAGCGGTAATAAAGGTCGAGGCTCACCAGAAAGTAGCGAACCCCATTGAACTGGGAAACCAACGGGTGGATAAAACAGCTAAGGAGGCTGCAGCAACCAGTCCAGGGAACCAGGTGGCTGCAGCAGCAATTGGACCCAAGGAGGTGAACATGGCAGATTTACAGAGACattga
- the LOC121277499 gene encoding uncharacterized protein LOC121277499 isoform X1 → MSITTAVNVSELLLAIESLSKEWMKSHNEQKHVKKIAEAHRLQLPNMELSATNENQHIKTAKSPERSNISSGSSKRFTFTKWPQQSIFECKLDAKPLNWNIDTKLQVNRKPKLVCNWPQKPKLDHLFDRGIISPKKKYLNIFDGEYFHQSHLIPFQPEKSRKQRPGAEKTRQVGSPCPNMKSILIRRRIQQSVLAGTIHYEPFIDLKDLQWKLYKGAVRREPKVLMDEHKCKLHPILTGRQHKEALPVPLICKGNKYIEAF, encoded by the exons ATGAGCATCACTACGGCAGTAAAT GTATCAGAATTATTACTTGCCATTGAAAGCTTAAGCAAGGAATGGATGAAGTCTCACAATGAACAGAAGCATGTGAAGAAAATAGCAGAAGCACACAGGCTCCAATTACCCAATATGGAGCTGTCAGCTACCAATGAGAATCAGCATATAAAAACTGCAAAATCGCCAGAACGTAGCAATATTAGTTCTGGCTCATCCAAAAGATTTACATTTACAAAATGGCCTCAACAAAGCATTTTTGAATGCAAGTTGGATGCAAAACCTCTAAATTGGAACATAGACACAAAACTGCAAGTTAATAGAAAACCAAAGCTTGTATGTAATTGGCCCCAAAAACCTAAATTAGATCATCTATTTGACCGAGGCATTATTTCACCAAAGAAGAAATATTTGAATATATTTGATGGAGAATACTTTCACCAATCTCACTTAATACCATTTCAACCAgaaaaaagtagaaagcaaagaCCAGGTGCTGAAAAGACACGTCAAGTCGGAAGCCCATGTCCAAACATGAAGTCAATTCTAATTCGTCGCCGAATTCAACAGTCAGTATTAGCAG GGACAATACATTATGAACCCTTCATTGACTTAAAGGACCTACAGTGGAAGCTATATAAAGGAGCTGTGAGAAGAGAACCTAAGGTGTTAATGGATGAACATAAATGTAAATTACACCCCATCCTAACAGGGAGACAGCACAAAGAAGCTCTTCCTGTTCCTTTGATCTGCAAAGGCAACAAATACATAGAAGCATTCTAG
- the LOC121277499 gene encoding uncharacterized protein LOC121277499 isoform X2: MVSELLLAIESLSKEWMKSHNEQKHVKKIAEAHRLQLPNMELSATNENQHIKTAKSPERSNISSGSSKRFTFTKWPQQSIFECKLDAKPLNWNIDTKLQVNRKPKLVCNWPQKPKLDHLFDRGIISPKKKYLNIFDGEYFHQSHLIPFQPEKSRKQRPGAEKTRQVGSPCPNMKSILIRRRIQQSVLAGTIHYEPFIDLKDLQWKLYKGAVRREPKVLMDEHKCKLHPILTGRQHKEALPVPLICKGNKYIEAF, encoded by the exons GTATCAGAATTATTACTTGCCATTGAAAGCTTAAGCAAGGAATGGATGAAGTCTCACAATGAACAGAAGCATGTGAAGAAAATAGCAGAAGCACACAGGCTCCAATTACCCAATATGGAGCTGTCAGCTACCAATGAGAATCAGCATATAAAAACTGCAAAATCGCCAGAACGTAGCAATATTAGTTCTGGCTCATCCAAAAGATTTACATTTACAAAATGGCCTCAACAAAGCATTTTTGAATGCAAGTTGGATGCAAAACCTCTAAATTGGAACATAGACACAAAACTGCAAGTTAATAGAAAACCAAAGCTTGTATGTAATTGGCCCCAAAAACCTAAATTAGATCATCTATTTGACCGAGGCATTATTTCACCAAAGAAGAAATATTTGAATATATTTGATGGAGAATACTTTCACCAATCTCACTTAATACCATTTCAACCAgaaaaaagtagaaagcaaagaCCAGGTGCTGAAAAGACACGTCAAGTCGGAAGCCCATGTCCAAACATGAAGTCAATTCTAATTCGTCGCCGAATTCAACAGTCAGTATTAGCAG GGACAATACATTATGAACCCTTCATTGACTTAAAGGACCTACAGTGGAAGCTATATAAAGGAGCTGTGAGAAGAGAACCTAAGGTGTTAATGGATGAACATAAATGTAAATTACACCCCATCCTAACAGGGAGACAGCACAAAGAAGCTCTTCCTGTTCCTTTGATCTGCAAAGGCAACAAATACATAGAAGCATTCTAG